GGAACGAAAATACTTGTTCTCCTCCCAGTACTTATACCACTTGTCCTCCACGGCACGAGGATCATAAGTGGTAGGCATGTCAAACTGTTTAGCCATGGTAAAGATACCTCCATTATGCTATTTTTATCAATAATAAAAACCCTTTTCGTTTAAGGGCGAAAAGGGTTCCGCGGTACCACCTTAATTCCGGCGGGCAATCAGTAACATCCCGAACACGGCTCTTGATCAGCTGTAACGGGCTGAACCCGGCACGGTCTAATAGATTATTCACCAGGGCTTAACGCACCCGCGAAAAATAACGTTCGAACCGGCGGCTCCGGGGCGACAACAACCGCCACGATCAGGATACCTCACAGCCCCGGGTATACCCTCTCTGAGATCGCCATGGCGGCTAAACTCCCCTTCAATGCCTGATTTGCTCTTCTTATATTAATTTTTTTACTTGATTTTGTCAACCACGGCTAAACAGGAAAGCGCTTCCGATGTAAGCGATCTCGCGAACGGCTTATGTGCGAGTTGCGCCATGCAGCGGGTATATTCACACCGACAACACCGCCGGCTGTGGACAGTGTTACCACCACCAGACCCTGGGCAAGCCAAAGCGACAAAACCGACAGCCCGGGACTCCATAATGCCGAGAGCAGCATTACAGCCAGGTAATAAATAAACCCCACCACCATACCGTGCAGCCAACCCAGGTTCCCGGACGTTCTGCCGCCAACCGCCCCGCCCACCAGTGCGCCCAGCCAAATAGCCGCCATGACAAAAGCGTTAAAATGATAGACTTCCCGCGCCGTCATAAAAACCCAGAGCAGCAGGCCCACGCATATAAATGCCGCGCTTGCAAGCGCCCAGACAATCCCCGACCAAAGCGCTCCCAATTTTAATAAACCGGCCTGTCCCTCCCTGCGGGACCAACTAACAAACGTTATACCCTTAAACACATAATCTACCTCCGGAAAAAATTTACTATATTGTATGCGGCAAAGATATTTCTATGCCTGCCGGGCTACTTTTCAGTCATTAATTCGCTATAAATACATAGCTTTAAAATATAATGAAACTTGTCTTAGGGGTGGTCTAATTTGTTTAAGCAAAGAAATATTTTAGCGTTGGCAATTGTATTGATCATCTTGACAGGCGGTGGAATCTTTTATATGTTTAGTGTTTATAACAAAAATGGAAAAGATGTAGTTACTCTAAGGATATGGGAAAATGAAAGAACTATGCTTCACCTGCCACTGTATGCAGCCATAAAAGAAGGTTACTTTACCGAGCAGGGCATCATGGTTCAACTGGTGAACCATTCCGGCACAACAGCCAAGAATCCGTATGCAGATGACTTGGCCGATATAATACTCACCGACCCGGTGGATTGCTTATACCATAAATCTGTAAATCCCGCCGCCCCGCAAATTATAGCTGCTCTGGCTCACCGCGACGGCACCTTTATACTGGCCAGGGAAAAAGAAACGTTTTCCTGGGCGGGTCTAAAGGATAAAAACACTATTTGCTACCCGCCTGAAACCGGACCCGGCCTGGTTATGGAGAAAATAATAAGAGATGCCGGCATGATACCCATGCGCGATCTATGCCTGTATAACCGTATCCCCGGTGAATTGCGTCTGGGAGTTTTCAAATCCGGCAGCGGCTCATATGTACAGCTTACCGGTGCCGAAGCCATTATAGCCGAGGAAACAGGCGCCGGGTTTATCGTCGCTCGACCGGGCGAGGCAGTGGTTTTCCCCTCCGTATTATGTGCGGTTAAAACAAAAACACTCAACACACATGCCGACGCGATACAGAGTTTTGTAAACGGTATATATAAAGCTCAATTATGGATGCAGCACGAGCCTGGAATTGCAGCCGGGACAGCTGAGGTTTACTTGGATGACCTGGATAAAAAAACCAGGGGTAAAATACTCCGGGAGTATTCAACAATGAAAATGTGGCCCCCACTGCCCCAGATTGAAGAAAAAACCTTTAATGACATAAAACAGCTCATGGAAACCACCGGGCAACTGGCTATGCCCGTAACTTTTGCAAGTTCCGTAGATAACTCCTTTGCCCGCCGGGCAGCCGACACAATTAAATACATTCCCAAGGAGGAGCGGGAGAAAAGCTGGTTTAGAAAGATAATTGACTAGCACCCGCTGTTACAACTAATCTAACTTGGCCATAATAGTAATAATATTTATCAATAATACCGAAATAGCAATGGTAACAATGATTATTAAAAAAGGAGCGGTGAATTGGCATGAATGTTACAAGAGCCATGCAGATATTCAATTCTGGAAAAAATCATCAAGTTTTATTAAACGGTTCCCCGATTTGGATCGAAAGTCTGAGCGCCGACAAGCAAACAGCCATAGTCAGACCGCTGGAAGACGATGGGAGCATCAAAGAAGTGTCTGTTACTGAACTTGTGGAAAGCTAAAATAACAAGGGGCTGTTGTATTACGAACTATTTAGCCCGCTATGCAACAGCCCCTTGCTATAATCGGCTTAATTATTCGGGTTATTTTCCTCCGTCCAGCTTTCGACAATGCCTAAAATATCTTCCTTACCCTGACCGGTAACGGCGGAAAACAGTATCAGGTGGTCCTCCTCAGCCAACTGCAGGGTTTTGCGTACCACGGCAAGATTTTGCCCGGCCCGCCCCCGGCTGAGTTTATCAGCCTTGGTAGCCACAACTGTGACGGGTATACTGTAGGCTTTTAGCCAATGGTACATCTGCCGGTCATCCGCAGTCGGATTATGCCGCACGTCCACTAATAATATCACGCCGCGCAACTGCTTCCGAGCGGCCAGATAACCCTCAATCATTTTGCCCCACTGAGCTTTCACCCGGACCGGCACTTTGGCAAAGCCATAGCCCGGCAGATCAACTAAATGAAGTTTATCGTTAATAATAAAAAAATTAATCAGCTGGGTCCTTCCCGGCGTGTTACTAGTGCGGGCCAGCCGCTTGCGATTTACCAGAGTATTAAAAAGGCTTGATTTTCCCACATTGGAACGTCCGACCAGAGCCACCTCGGGAAGACTCCCGGCCGGACATTTATCCATTCTTACAGCACTAGTCACAAATTCAGCTGAAGTTATTTTCATTGGGCAGCTCGGCTCCTCCCTCGGTCTCCATAACATTTCCGTATGGTACCTGAGGTGGTGATTCTATCTGCTCCGTTTCGGGTGAAAACTCGTTTTCACGCAGCGCGATACTAAGCACTTCATCCATATGGTCTACAGGTATTAATTCCAGTTGTTTTTTGATATTATTGGGTATTTCCTCAATATCTTTACGATTATCCATCGGCAGCAGCACTATTTTAATGCCGGCGCGATGCGCGGCCAATACTTTTTCCTTAAGCCCGCCTATGGGAAGTACCCGCCCCCGCAGCGTGATTTCCCCGGTCATAGCCACATCATGACACACCTGGCGACCGGTCAGCGCCGAGGCCAGTGCTACCGCCATGGTAATACCGGCCGAAGGACCGTCCTTGGGAATGGCGCCCTCGGGAACATGCACGTGAATATCGTATTTGTCAAATGTCTCTTCTTTAATACCCAGTTCCGCAGCCCGGCTGCGCACATAGCTGTAGCTGGCCTGGGCCGACTCTTTCATTACGTCGCCAAGTTTACCGGTTAAAGTTAACTTTCCTTTACCTTTATAAGTGGTTATTTCAATAGCCAACGTATCTCCGCCCACCTCGGTCCAGGCCAGCCCGGTGGCTACGCCCACCTGGTCTTCCTGCTCAGCGACACCGTAACGGTATTTGGGTCTGCCCAGAAACTGTTCCAGATTCTGCACTGTTACCTTCACTTTGTCGCTCTTACCGGATACAATCTGCTTGGCTGTCTTGCGGCATAGTGAGGCGATATTGCGCTCCAGGCCGCGTACGCCGCTTTCCCGGGTATATTCACGGATAACCCGCCTGATGGTATTTTCGGAAATCTGCACCGTTTCATTATTTAATCCATGCTCTTTAATTTGCTTGGCCAGCAAATGACGCATGGCAATTTGCACTTTTTCTTCCTCAGTATAACCCGATAGATTAATGATCTCCATCCGG
This genomic interval from Desulfoscipio sp. XC116 contains the following:
- a CDS encoding TIGR04086 family membrane protein, producing the protein MFKGITFVSWSRREGQAGLLKLGALWSGIVWALASAAFICVGLLLWVFMTAREVYHFNAFVMAAIWLGALVGGAVGGRTSGNLGWLHGMVVGFIYYLAVMLLSALWSPGLSVLSLWLAQGLVVVTLSTAGGVVGVNIPAAWRNSHISRSRDRLHRKRFPV
- a CDS encoding ABC transporter substrate-binding protein, giving the protein MFKQRNILALAIVLIILTGGGIFYMFSVYNKNGKDVVTLRIWENERTMLHLPLYAAIKEGYFTEQGIMVQLVNHSGTTAKNPYADDLADIILTDPVDCLYHKSVNPAAPQIIAALAHRDGTFILAREKETFSWAGLKDKNTICYPPETGPGLVMEKIIRDAGMIPMRDLCLYNRIPGELRLGVFKSGSGSYVQLTGAEAIIAEETGAGFIVARPGEAVVFPSVLCAVKTKTLNTHADAIQSFVNGIYKAQLWMQHEPGIAAGTAEVYLDDLDKKTRGKILREYSTMKMWPPLPQIEEKTFNDIKQLMETTGQLAMPVTFASSVDNSFARRAADTIKYIPKEEREKSWFRKIID
- a CDS encoding H-type small acid-soluble spore protein, with protein sequence MNVTRAMQIFNSGKNHQVLLNGSPIWIESLSADKQTAIVRPLEDDGSIKEVSVTELVES
- the yihA gene encoding ribosome biogenesis GTP-binding protein YihA/YsxC, whose translation is MKITSAEFVTSAVRMDKCPAGSLPEVALVGRSNVGKSSLFNTLVNRKRLARTSNTPGRTQLINFFIINDKLHLVDLPGYGFAKVPVRVKAQWGKMIEGYLAARKQLRGVILLVDVRHNPTADDRQMYHWLKAYSIPVTVVATKADKLSRGRAGQNLAVVRKTLQLAEEDHLILFSAVTGQGKEDILGIVESWTEENNPNN